From the Pseudodesulfovibrio indicus genome, the window GAGAAGGGCAGGGTCGGGTCCAGCTCGTAGGCGTCGTCGATGGACAGGCTCTGGCGGGTCTTGGCCACGTAGCCGACGATGGACTGCTCGCTGATGGGGATGCCGAAATTCTGGTACAGGGCGGCGTTGGCGGTCTCCTTCTTGAACAGGGTGTCGTTCTGGACGTAGCTGAAGATCAGCTTGTCGTCCTCCACCAGGAAGATGGACCCCGCGTCGGCCCCTGAGAACTTTCTGGATTCGTGGAGAATCTTGTCAAGGATGGTGTCCACGTCCTTGAGCTGGTTGACCTCTTCGGTGATCTTGAGAATCGTGAGGACCGCTTCCCCGCTGTCGGATATCCTGGCCGAGCCCATGTTCGCCCCCTTTGGTTAATGAATAAATATCGCCCAAACAAATAGAAAAATCAATCAACATGGTCTCGGGGCGGACGGGGGCGACGGGCGGCGCGCTGCCGGGTCGGCGCGGGGGTGGGAAAAAGGCCCGCCGACGATTGCCGGCGGGCCTGGGTTGCCTTTAGCCGAGGATCTCGGCGAGGTCCGCCTCCGGGGTGGAGATGGGGGCGATGTTGTAGTTCTCGACCAGGTAGTCGAGGACGTTGGGGGTGATGAACGCGGGCAGGGAGGGGCCCAGCTTGATGTTTTTGATACCCAGGGCCAGCAGGGAGAGGAGGATGGCCACGGCCTTCTGCTCGTACCAGGACAGGACCAGGGAGAGGGGCAGGTCGTTGACGCCGCAGTCGAAGGCCTTGGCCAGGGCCAGGGCGATCTGGACCGCGGAGTAGGCGTCGTTGCACTGGCCCACGTCCAGCAGGCGGGGGATGCCGCCGATGTCGCCGAGCTTCTTGTCGAAGAACCGGAACTTGCCGCAGGCCAGGGTCAGGATGACGGTGTCCGCCGGGGCCTGCTCCACGAACTCGGTGTAGTAGTTGCGGCCCGGCTTGGCGCCGTCGCAGCCGCCCACCAGGAAGAAGTGGCGGATGTCGCCGGACTTGACCGCGTCGATGACCGTTCCGGCCACGGACATGACCGCGTTGCGGGCGAATCCGGTAGTTACCGATCCCTTATCGACAGTCTCTGCAAAGCCGGGCAGCTCAAGCGCTTTCTCGATGACGGGCGTGAAGTCGTCGTTCTGCACGTGGACCGCGCCGGGCCAGCCGACCAGGCCGGTGGTGAAGATGTTCTCGATGTATTTCTTGGGGTCCTGGATGCAGTTGGTGGTCATCAGGATGGCGCCGGGGAACTCGGCGAATTCCTTTTTCTGGTTCTGCCAGGCGGTGCCGTAGTGACCGGCCAGGTGCGGGTACTTGTGCAGCTCCGGGTAGCCGTGGCACGGGAGCATCTCGCCGTGGGTGTAGATGTTGATGCCCTTGCCCTCGGTCTGCCTGAGCAGGGTCTCGAGGTCCTTGAGATCGTGGCCGGAAACCAGGATCGCCTTGCCGGCGGTGGGTCCGAGCTTGACCTCGGTGGGCACCGGGTGGCCGTAGGTGGAGGTGTTGGCGTCGTCCAGCAGCTCCATGGCCCGGATGTTGATGCGGCCGCATTCCAGTCCCGCCTCCACGCACTGCGGCACGGTCAGCCCCTGGGCCAGGGTGGCGGCCAGCAGGGTCTGGACCTTGGCGTACAGCTCGTTGTCCTCCTTGCCGAGGATGGCGGCGTGGTCGGCGTAGGCGCAGACGCCCTTGAGCCCGTAAGTCAGGGTCTGCTTCAGGGACTTGACGTCGGCGTCCGGCTCGGGGTCGTTCTCGATCCCGAACTCGCGCCCCTGGGCGACCATGCCGGGGATGTCCAGGGCGGGCATGAGCACGGTCGGGCCGTCGAACTCCACGCCGGAGACCTTGGCCTTGAGGCGGTCGCGCAGGGCGACGCAGCGGTTGATCAGGGCGACGAACCGGGCGTCGTCGAAATTCACGTTGGTCAAGGTGGAGAACACGGCCTTGACGGTGAAGAGGTTCACCTCGGGGTCCTCGATGCCCTGTTCGCGGGCGGCGCAGGCCACCTGGGACAGCCCCTTGGACAGGTAGAGCAGCAGGTCCTGGAGGGAAGCGGTGGAATCGGTCTTGCCGCACACGCCGATCTTGGTGCAACCGCCTTTGGCGGTCTGTTCACATTGATAACAAAACATTGGTCACTCCTTTGTTTCGGTGTTGTTCGATTCGGTTGGTCCGGTATAGACGGAACCTGGACCCGCCAATATGACTTGGGTCAAAAACGGCGACAAAAGTGGAGTATTTTTTTGAATTAATAACTCGCCGCCGTCCCTGCGCCCGCGCCTTGCGGTCCTTTGCAGGAGGGGCTATCCTCCCGGCATGACGCGAACAATTACGGTTTTACTGGCCGACGCCTTCACCGCCACCCCCGGCAAGGGCAACCGCGCCGGAGTGGTCCTCGACGCGTCCGGCCTGTCCCCGGCGGCCATGCAGGCCGTGGCCGCCCTGGTCAACGTCTCGGAGACCGCCTTCCTGGCTCCCGCACCTCCGGGCGCGGAGTACGACCTGGTGCAGCGCTACTTCACTCCCGCCGCCGAGGTCCCCACCTGCGGCCACGCCACCATCGCCTCCCACCACCTGCGCGCTACGTCGCTGGGCATGACCGAGGGGCGGGTCCGCATCCTGACCGGCGCGGGCATCCTGCCCGTGGACGTCGAGACCTCGCCGGACGGGCTGAAGGTGATCATGACCCAGGGCGCGCTCTCCTTCGAACCGCCCCTGGCTCCGGCCGAGAGGGCAACGTTGCTTGCCGCCCTGGGCCTCGCCCCGGCCGACCTGGCTGACGGGCTGCCCGTGCAGGAGGTGTCCACCGGCCATTCCAAGGTCATGGTCCCGATCCGGTCGGTGCGGACCCTGGACCGGCTCGCCCCGGACATGGGCGCGCTGGCCGTGTTGAGCGAACGGATCGGCTGCAACGGGTATTTCGTCTTCGTCGTGAACGGGCCGGACGACCCCTGCCTGACCAGCGGCCGGATGTTCGCCCCGGCCATAGGCATCGACGAGGACCCGGTCACGGGCAACGGCAACGGCCCGTGCGGCGCGTACCTCTCCCGGTACGGGGTGCTGCCGCCGGAGCCTGTCTTCGCCTACCGGGGCAGGCAGGGCGTGGCCATGGGCCGGGAAGGCGTCATCGAGGTCACCGTGGCCCGCGACGAGTCCGGGCCGGTGCGGGTGCA encodes:
- the hcp gene encoding hydroxylamine reductase is translated as MFCYQCEQTAKGGCTKIGVCGKTDSTASLQDLLLYLSKGLSQVACAAREQGIEDPEVNLFTVKAVFSTLTNVNFDDARFVALINRCVALRDRLKAKVSGVEFDGPTVLMPALDIPGMVAQGREFGIENDPEPDADVKSLKQTLTYGLKGVCAYADHAAILGKEDNELYAKVQTLLAATLAQGLTVPQCVEAGLECGRINIRAMELLDDANTSTYGHPVPTEVKLGPTAGKAILVSGHDLKDLETLLRQTEGKGINIYTHGEMLPCHGYPELHKYPHLAGHYGTAWQNQKKEFAEFPGAILMTTNCIQDPKKYIENIFTTGLVGWPGAVHVQNDDFTPVIEKALELPGFAETVDKGSVTTGFARNAVMSVAGTVIDAVKSGDIRHFFLVGGCDGAKPGRNYYTEFVEQAPADTVILTLACGKFRFFDKKLGDIGGIPRLLDVGQCNDAYSAVQIALALAKAFDCGVNDLPLSLVLSWYEQKAVAILLSLLALGIKNIKLGPSLPAFITPNVLDYLVENYNIAPISTPEADLAEILG
- a CDS encoding PhzF family phenazine biosynthesis isomerase, producing MTRTITVLLADAFTATPGKGNRAGVVLDASGLSPAAMQAVAALVNVSETAFLAPAPPGAEYDLVQRYFTPAAEVPTCGHATIASHHLRATSLGMTEGRVRILTGAGILPVDVETSPDGLKVIMTQGALSFEPPLAPAERATLLAALGLAPADLADGLPVQEVSTGHSKVMVPIRSVRTLDRLAPDMGALAVLSERIGCNGYFVFVVNGPDDPCLTSGRMFAPAIGIDEDPVTGNGNGPCGAYLSRYGVLPPEPVFAYRGRQGVAMGREGVIEVTVARDESGPVRVQVGGTAVEAGRMEIELNEVGGTVTAREI